TTGGCGTGCCCAAacgcgggccatgggtggaataagttaaaacagaccgttttggaaaatccaaggaaatacagctggaataggtgcagattctggaacatctagaaagctttctgtgggggTCAGCATTTTtcgctgctccataggagtccacaactcgatacaaagatctgaaaatgagcataataggtcccctttaatctcTTCATCAACAGCATAATCTAATATTCTCTGTCCATCAGCTCAAGGCTCAGATGGCATCCCTGCTCAAAGGACATACTCATCTACAAGCGGAATTCTGGGTGTTTTTCGATGAGCTCCGGCCACCCCCGGCTCGCCCAGGTCAATTTGAAGAGGCTCATTGGCCAGAGGAGGGCGGTGGTGGTTCAGATGGAGTAGAAGGCTTCAGCTGTCTGAATCGAGGTGTTGCTGATGGTAGTTTTGAGGAAGTGACATTACCAGATCTGGAAGAGGATGGACAAAAGATTCAACCCATGACAAGCCGGCGCCAGAGAAGAAAGATTGATTCCCACAGAAGTTACAAGGTGTGAAGGAGTTGCCTGTTGGACGTGTCTTGTAGTACCTTTGTCTCATTCAGTGTTTGTTTGTGACAGGAATCCGATTGGTCGCATAAAGACTGGAGCTGTCTCTGTCACGACTCAAAAAGCCAGCGACATCGCAGAAGAGGATGCTCTCACTGCCTTGGCAGCAAGGTGTGACATCATCAAGTCTGGTTTTAGTAATATGACATGTTAATGGTTCATTTCTTTTCCAGGGCACAGGGGGTGTGTCCAGAGCAATGAAGAATCTGGACCCTTTGTACCCTCAGATAGGCTCCGTCTTTGAAGAAACCATAGACAAAGACGTGGATCTGAAGGTCGACGACAACAGTCCTCAACCAGGTGTTTGCGTGGATCCCATGACATCATGGGAAGGCTCATTCCCACTGGCTGAGAGGGATGACTATGATGAAGATGAAGTGGACCACTGTGAGAAGATGGAATCGCCACCTCTTaagagaaaaagagaagaaGAGCCACATCCTCCCCGCGACTCTATGACCACCTCTGGAGCTCCACCACCTCCAGATGTTCCTGTGTGTGCAAAGAACATTTCCCTGACGCCAAGTGGAGAGAAGGTGATCCTCTGGACCAGGTACACCCCCACCTTCTCCCCTCATTGACTGTCGGACTCGGAATGAGTTGTACTTGTCTTTCAGGGAAGCAGATCGAGTTATTTTGACAGCATGTCAGCAGGACGGAGCCAATCAAAACACTTTCCAGAGCATCTCCATGCTCCTCGGCAACAAGACTCCCAGCGAGGTGATTGGCTGATCTTTGCTGTATGAGAGCAATGATTGCTCAGTGACATCGCTAACGATTAATTTCATCTGCAGGTTTCTCGGAGATTCCGGGATTTAATGTGTCTCTTTCAGACCGCAGCTCGTCAGGTAAGCTTGGAGGATGAGGCTCCGCCCACTGAGCTTGAGGCCAGTGAAGAACAAGACTGATTTTATGGTGTTTTCACATTCGATCTTGTACATAAATATCTGTAAATATGTCCTCTCTATTAAAACATGTGAGTtttatgttattcttgtaaaacacGTAGTGACTCTTGCTTGTAAATTAGCCTCTTAAGAAGGAACTGTCTTATATATATTCACTCTATGTGTGGTGAGAATAATGTTTTCACAGCTTTGTGTTAAGTTAGACATTCATTCCTACAGAGGAAACATCTCACATCTGCAATATTCATGGAAACCGACAAACACTGAGCCGGTCATCAGGGAAAACTGATTGGATTTGTGgattaattttcttttattatgaaatCTGAAAGTTTGTGTAAACAAAAACTGGTTTTCAAATTATCAAGTTATATACATGATAAAATGCAAGCAAACATGAGAAGAACGGCTCTTTCCACAACAGGAAAGGGCCAAATAATGAGTAGGAAGCATTACAGGAAGTAGCGTGTTCCAACTGAAAACTGATTGCTGGACAGTTTTCATCCCCAGAACCTCTGTTTTCTGGAAGGTGTAGTCAAGACCTCCTTAGGTTTGTCAGACAAACTGAAGATCAATGCTGATGGCTCCATTGTGAAGATGAAGACCATGTTGGCGACCATCATAACAAGAATGGGTAGGAATGACAAACCAAATCCAAAACCACGAATACTGCTGCCAAATGCAGCAGCCACCCAGTAAGCCAACCTGGAGGaagaaaaatgttcatttcaGCTTCATACTGAGCACCTGTTTAGCCCACTGTCAGcatttccattcatttgttaCTCTTAaactttcatcaaaaaacatgaACAAGACCAATTTAAATCCTCACCGTCCAATGGCAAAAATTATGGTGAGAAGAGGCACCAGCTTCAGCTGCTCCTGGCTCAGGTACATCGCCATGACGACCAGCTGCAGGAAGTAGAGCAGGAACAAGGTGACTGAGTCCGACATGAAGCCTCTGTGAAGCTTGACCTCCTGAAGCTGCTGCTCTTCCTTGAATAAAGGCTGAACGATGCCAAATCTGAGTCTGCTGATACCTAGAACCAGCCATCCTGGTGTGCAAAGAGACAGGTGGCAGTGAAGTCACCGAGTATATTTTGATTTTCGTGGAGCTCACCTAAAATGACTGGCGTGGCTGCAATCACAGAACAGCGTAATGTGTAGACCAGCCTGAAAGGGGCACCATCCAGTAGGGGGGCATCAAATGGCAGGAACACAAATCCTCCCCAGACAAGGAAGGGGAAGAAAATTGCTGAAGTCATCAGGGAGACGCATATCTTTAAGTTATCCCTACTGGGACAGCCCCGGCCATCTGAAACAGATGTTGATGAAAGCCACACCCACCTATGACCAAAATGGAAGATAGGTGTATTTACCTGTGGTTTGGGGCGTGTCTTCACGCCAGTCGTACGGGAAGCCATGTTGGTTGAAACCCTGAGAGACGTTTTGAGGACTCTTGTCTATTTCCCCCATTGTTTCACTTTGTCTTGATGAGGACAGTGACTGAATCACTGCAGGATGGAACACCTGAGCAGCTTTCTCGGGCAGCTGGTTCTCTTCAGGCTCGCCTCTCTTTACATTCAACGCCTGTTTGCCGTCTTCCCAGCTGGTTAAACTTCTCAACAACTTCTCTGATCTTGTGTCTCTGTCTTCTATCTGTCCTCCTGCCTGCATGTCCTCAGGCAAGCTGTAAGCCTCCATCTTTGGAGGCTTTACCCACTCCTGTTTGGGTCTgtcacaattattatttttttaatcaacaagTAGTTTACATGttattaatttcatttgttaaatatgtataaaaaaaacaatagctgtTGTCAATCAGAGGTAATTTAATGGCGTCACGTTTGGGTGACGTCACGCAGCACGTCAATAAAAGACGTTAATATTACGAAAATGCCTTAGCAATCATCAGgttgttatgctatgctaacatgctaacgacggCTAGCAACTAAACTTGATCAAATACATTGAAAGACGTTttgaaaagtaaaattaaactaACCGCTGACAACGCAGGTCCTGTCGAGTTGTGGTTAAGGTGTGGTCGCCAGGTGACTGAAAGGTAAAGTCCTCTTAAAGGGCAAGTCCTATTTTTCTTAAAGCTGCTGGAAACCTTTTACTTTTGACCATACTGTTGTAATTTCACAAATGCAAAACTGCCATGGTTGTACTGGttctatttcatatttatattagtTAAATTTGTTTCTGTTGTCTTTGTGAAGTTCACACTGAGAAACGTATTGCCCTTTGCGAAGATATGAATATGaacatgaaataaatgtaattacagTTCCAGCTTTAGTCACCAGTAAGATAATGGATTTGTCATGTCAACAATTTCTGACATATTTCAAATTTCTGACaaatttgtttgtctttttaacATGTAATTTTGTTGCTGAGTCGGAACCGATACACAAatgtatagtatatacagtTTGTATTTGATGTCACTTTTGAATGAAAGTTACCTTTATTTCATTGCGTTTGTCTTTCTTCATATATGGGCGTACACCGGTTGGGCGGTGTTAGTACGAGGGGTTCCACGTCAGCAAGAGTCGCGCAGGCATCCCATTTTGTGCTGTATCTGGCAGTCACGTGACATTCGACAGCAATTTGAATGGCTCTGGAGCGTCACGTGATCAAATGACACGCTGCCATGGCGATGAAGTCTACCTCCAGGTTTCGGCTCGTCCCGATATTGAAATCGAACCCGTCTGGCGTGTCCTGGGCGGGACTACTTATACGACCGGCTAAGGGATTGGTTGACAGCGACAACAGTGCGTTGAGCTCTGATTGGACACAAGTGTAGACACCAGCTGTCAGTCCCAGTCAAGCTACGCCCCTGCGTTCAGACCGCAGACTGTTTCTGGACCGGGACCCAAAACCTTGGCTGATTCCGGCAGATATCGATCAGTGATCGGTGATTGATTGGTCCCCTTGGACGGACGGACGGGATGTCCCGGCTGTTGGAGGGAAGGAAGGCGGACAAGATGAAAGACATGAACGTAAAGGTGAGCTCATCCCAAACAAGAAAGAAAGGGGCACGCGCTCGCTTCCTCTCTGCTACAATCATTGATGATCGATTATCGATGATCGATTGTAGATGATTGACGGTCCAAACACGATTAGGCAGCTTTAATTGAGCGTTGATCTCACTTTGAGCTTTTCCCCGTCGGTTccgctttttttctctttttgttagCGCGGACACATCTGGACCGCTTCTTCCGTTATTGAGCCTTACTTTGAGCTTTTATTGCTTGTATTGATTACTTATCAGGCCAATAACTGTTGGTTGTTGAAATGAGAACAGTTTGCGCGTGTGCAAAGAGAATAAAAACACCGGAAATTTAAAcgttttttctatttttaggtTTGAAAAACTTCACATTTCTCTCACATTTCTCTCACCGGTACGAGCGTgcgcgttgtgtgtgtgtgagtgtaaacgtgtgtgtgtgtgttgactttgTAACCGCACACATCCATTTTGCGTGTGTTTCGGTGAGCTTGTCCGTTACAAGCAGCGTGGCCGCTTTGTCCTGCAGGAGGAAACGAGTGGGGGAGGGGTAGCCTTGTGCGCGCGCACGTGTGTGCGCGTGTTTCAACCAGGAAGTCTCCAACTGTATTGGAAATGTAACATTTGAccggaaaaaagttgaaaaataagcaTTGGATGTTAAGAATAGTCAAATAGTTTATAGCGCGTGCGCAGATACTGCAGAATGTGAGCACCATCTGAGATATAAAAGTGCATGAATCAATCAGACCAATTAGTTCATTTTGATAGTATTTCTTGTTATTAATTGTTGCCATGTCAACAGCCCTCGTCTCTGTTGACAAGCTGTCCTGTTTGCTCACTTTAGCCACGCCCCCTAATTACTGCAGTGGTGTGGACTTTGCCCcgtataatacagtaatatacaTCATTTACATGTCATTTTCTTACATGTTTCCGAGTATTTCCATGGAACATAATAGAGTTCTTGCTCAGACTAAATGGGCCAAAAAGCTGTTGTCTCAGCCCCTGGACTGCTGGTGGTTGTGGTTCTGTCTTGGGGACTTGAGTGATGAAGACGCTTGAAAAGCTCTTGGTCTCATGACTCATGTCATCTGATCTTAACTCTTTTGCCTTTTCACTAAGTCTGACATGATTAAAAACAACTATTATACCTCACTGCACACAACTATTATACAGGGGTATTCAACACACATCTATTTTTTCTATTATGCACATTTTCAAGTGGCCTTTTATTATGGCCAGCCTCAGGCACATCCGTGCAATAaccatgctgtctaatcagcaccTTGAGACCACACATTTGAGGTGGACAAATTATACAAACTTTACATTTTTGAGCTCATTAAATATGGGAGCAAAAAGTATAGCGTGTATCACTACACGCACAAGTATTACATTAGACTGTTATTCTAACCGACCAGTCTAGCGTGTACCCTGCTTCTTGTCGAAAttcagctgggctaggctccagcatactccatagtgaggataaacggcatagaaaatgtatggttGTTATAGTACACACTTTTCCTGTCCCTCACTTTGTAGAGCAGAAGGTGTCTTCATGTCCAAACAAATAACATGTCCATGGATGTTCTTGTATAGACGTGGGTGGTAAGAGTATCTAAATCTAAGTTTCCTGGCAGGCcatggcactttgtaaacattttaaaaacaaaacaaaagtgatAATGCAAGGATAGAAATGCTAATAAGACACAGCCGATAAgcagggtgttttttttccgctcAAGTATATTTCACTTAGAATACTGAATTGCTTTtcgcatttttttcaagtttttacaGCCCTCGTCTCAAAACTTTTGTACATATCTTCGCTCATGGATAAATGAAGCTGCTTGTTCAGTGACTTTTAGTGCTAGAGTAGTGATACAGTGGCTATTCTCATATTCACCATTCAGCATTCACAATGCTGCTAATTGTGAGAAATCACCGcccttttttgctgtttctcTCCAAAAATAGgcctttgtgtttatttttttctttcagaaaACCCATTTTATTCACCATAAGTAGGTAATCATTTATATATGCGTGATATTAAAAGCGTAAATGGTCATGTGGGGGGTGAGGGCAGGCTATGTGGATTTTTTATGGGGTTTTATAACGGTTGCCTTTCTCCTTGGCTCATGCTTCTATGTATTTAGCTTTTTATAGCGAGTGGACAATGGTacttgaagagagaaggggatgTTTCTGCAGCTGAATCCTACAGCAGTCACACGTAGAGTAGGACATTTCTGACTGCAAACTGACACATGCAATAACAATTGTTGCTTGTTTATCAGTAGTAATAATAACTGTTGATTGTAGTAACAATACGTGTTGGTTTGTGATCAGAACAAAGAGAAAGAGCGCCAGAAGGAGCGGGAGAAGGAGGCCCGTTCCAGTAAAGGTCATCTCTTCACCTCCCTCACCGTCTCCTCCACCACCTTGTGTTCCGCATGCAACAGAAGCATCACCGCCAAGGAGGCGCTCAGCTGCCCCggtaacacacaaacacatacagacACACGTGCATGTCATCAATAAAGTCATTTACTGtctgattgactgattgatttgctgtgtcAGCATGTAACGTCACCATTCACAACCGCTGCAGAGACAGTCTGGCTAGCTGTGCCAAGATGAAGCAGAAGGTAACTTGATTTCAACAACAAAAGTCATGTTAGTGCACGATTGCTAAGATTGTACATCTCTTCTTGCCTGCTTGTCAAGCTCCTTTGCGTGCAAATGAATGCGTGCAAGTCTTATTATCACTAACAATATTGTAATGTtggcactaataataatactttataaGTCATAGgcaataacaatgataataccGCTAACAAAAGTATGTCATACTAACACCGGCTATAGTACATAGCTCGTATGTAAATATCCTGATTTCAACCTTTCAGATGTGACTATTAATTTCCTTGAAAacagacctattatctttgtgtttctggcaaaataagatttttctttggaaaagaGCAATCGACATGTTTGCCTCTTTCTTACATCTTATGAAGCAAACTATTGCAGAGATGTGTGCGTAGAGTGTGCATAAGAACactaattatcacatactacagtattaattggccctgtaccctataaaccgcccatgaatgatacgggaaaaggccgaaatgatactgtgtcaaagcccagggcagtgatactgataaaatatagagtttaaccatgtccagtatcagcccccgtagctgtccactcagagcgcactgctctggtatcgtgcccgtgaaacaaccaatcagagaagaacgcacaagcgtgaacacacagtttacactgtttagatataatacatgtaataaactgaacaaaTAGTACgcgataataagctcatgattatatagtatgtgataataagatcatcacatggtttgtctggtatcaggcccagtatcatgccctataacctataagtatatgTGATTTATCCACTTGTGCATAggaaaatgcatacatttatgCACAACTCTTACCATCCGTGTACACATGCGTACACACAAAACCTAGTGGTAGAACAGTAAAACTACATCTAAACTACATACTCATCTTGCTACGTGCTTCACAACTTGACCATCAAACAAGGCACGCCAAGACGAGCCGATGCCAAATGCAAAGCCTGCCTTCCTCACTCTCGATGATTTTGGGGAGGGAAAAGTCCATTCATGCAATCTTATTAAAATAGTTGCAACCCAATGATAATGTAGCATTGCCACTGCTGatgtaatatttcaattaacaataatataatatggctGCACGGGGAGGAAGTGGATAACGCACAggccatacagctaggagacctaagttcgattccacccttgggcatctccgtgtggagtttgcatgttctctccgtgcatgcacggattttctccgggtactacggtttcctcccacattccaaaaacatgctaggttaattggcgactccaaattgtccataggtatgaatgtgagtgtgaatggttgtttgtctatatgtgtcctgtgattggctggccaccagtccagggtgtaccccgcctcttgcccgaagacagctgggataggctcctgcacggCCGTGATCCTtctgaggagaagcggtagaaaatgaatgaatgaataatataatattagcaCTAAAACAAttaacaatattacaatatactaACACTAATAATAGCATATTTGCGATGACTAATAAATGCAGTAGCCATGACTACTAATACAGTAGTATGTGTACTATGAGTAATACATGTAGTAGTTCTGAGTGTGTACTTAGTGTGTAAAGACGGACACAATGtggatgtgcgtgtgtgtctgtgtgtgtcccaGCAACAGAAGTTGGCGATGGCGAGGAACAGTTCTGCCCTTCAGAATGTGGCTCTACGGGCAAAGAGTGAGTGAACGAGTCAGAAGTTGTCGTCTGGATGCTATTTGTGGTTGTTGATATCAACTTGCATCACTCTTCAGCCCCAATTATTAAGGAGCGCCCCAGCTCGGCTATCTACCCGTCAGACAGCCTCCGACAGTCTCTGCTCGGCTCACGGCGCGTTCGTTCGGGCCTGTCGCTTGGCAAGAGCGTCTCCACCAATAACATTGCTGGGTGAGTGTGAGGAGCACGCTCATTGGTCCTCAGATGACAtcaacacttcctgtctgtctgcgTCCAGAGTCAGTGAGGAACATGTGGGTCTAAGGAGGATTCTGTCTCAGTCCACCGAGTCTCTGAACTTCAGGAGCAGGACATTGTCCATGGAGTCTCTCACTGACGACGGTATGTTACcgcctttatttattttcatgatgTATTTGGTGTTCTCATGCTTTTttctcgggcggcacggcggtcgagtggttagcgtgcagacctcatagctaggagaccagggttcaaatccaccctcggccatctctgtgtggagtttgcatgttctccccgtgcatgcgtgggttttctccgggtcctccggtttcctcccacattccaaaaacatgctaggttaattggcgactccaaattgtccataggtatgaatgtgagtgtgaatggttgtttgtctatatgtgccctgtgattggctggcgaccagtccagggtgtaccccgcctctcgcccgaagacagctgggataggctccagcacccccgcgaccctcgtgaggaaaagtggtagaaaatgaatgaatgcttttttCTCTTGGTACTGCTGGGTTGAAGGAGAGTGGTGGTGGAGCCCCCTGCTAGAGGAGCTGCAGGTGGAGGGCCGCAGCGTTCAGGCTGACAGTTGGAGTCTCGTTGTGGAGCCAAAGTTTCTCCAGACGCTCCATAAAGACGTGATCAAACAACAGGACGTCATATACGGTAACATGCATGCACAAACTTTCAACACAACCGCCATCTTGAATGACATCATTAAATGTCTGCAGAGCTGATTCAGACGGAATTTCACCACGTGCGGACGCTGCGGATTATGGAGGGCGTGTACaggcgggggatgctggaggaGGTGATGCTGGAGGCGGGCGTGGTTCACACCATTTTCCCATGTCTGGACCAGCTGCTGGAACACCACTCAGCCTTCCTGTCCCAACTTCTGGCAAAGAGGAAGCAGGGCGCCGTGGAGGGAAGCTCCACCAACTTCATCGTCCCAAACATCGGAGAGTTGCTGCTCACACAGGTGATGATGCCACACATTCGGACAGGTGATGACTAGGGATGTAACCGATCCAGTGTCGGTATCCGGTTATGATACCAGCGTAAATCGGAAATTCCGAGATTACTGGTCCATGAGCCACATCTGTGCTTTAGTATTGTCTGCTTGTTGGAGCCAAAAGAATAGCAACAATCATAGCCAAATGAGTATCGGCGGACATAACAATGCACTGCAGGCATCCTCATttgtggaacacacacacaaacttctgcctgatgctttcACTGCCACACAAAACAGTCGGACATCACAAACTCTCAACTCTATACAAACCTTAGTCGCTACAATATCATACCTGCCTGTATAGAGCAGCCTCATATATAATCAACAATAATGATGATGTAGCAACCTGGATGTTATATGTGATGTTAGTCTGTTATGTCTGTGTTGTCCAACTGTCTGTAAAGCCCTGAACATGTCAGACTGAGAGCTTGTGTGTGCGTCACTGCAAGGATCGACCaatacatcggccggccaatatttgtgtttttttccttatatcggtatcggccgctACGCGCgggggttcgccgatgtatttttttcaagaatattcaatattcaagaATGAACAAttatgcaactttaaatgcgtgtcgtgttatgtatgtgcgctctctccgtccacgcacgcacgcacagaaggaattggagcagccgtgtctgcttatgagaggtctttatcgtgcacaacaccaactttaatgatgagagaaatttttatatatcgtactaaattgtgtcagtgtgatgtgtttgtgtgtgtgtggtggcggggggaggggtgcgcgtcacgctgcggaggagcagtcatcacatcgatgctggataaatttaaactacgacagtaatgttttgcacatggttgaatatttattccttttaaagttgata
This genomic window from Doryrhamphus excisus isolate RoL2022-K1 chromosome 17, RoL_Dexc_1.0, whole genome shotgun sequence contains:
- the tmem79b gene encoding transmembrane protein 79 isoform X2 → MEAYSLPEDMQAGGQIEDRDTRSEKLLRSLTSWEDGKQALNVKRGEPEENQLPEKAAQVFHPAVIQSLSSSRQSETMGEIDKSPQNVSQGFNQHGFPYDWREDTPQTTDGRGCPSRDNLKICVSLMTSAIFFPFLVWGGFVFLPFDAPLLDGAPFRLVYTLRCSVIAATPVILGWLVLGISRLRFGIVQPLFKEEQQLQEVKLHRGFMSDSVTLFLLYFLQLVVMAMYLSQEQLKLVPLLTIIFAIGRLAYWVAAAFGSSIRGFGFGLSFLPILVMMVANMVFIFTMEPSALIFSLSDKPKEVLTTPSRKQRFWG
- the tmem79b gene encoding transmembrane protein 79 isoform X1, which gives rise to MKKDKRNEIKEWVKPPKMEAYSLPEDMQAGGQIEDRDTRSEKLLRSLTSWEDGKQALNVKRGEPEENQLPEKAAQVFHPAVIQSLSSSRQSETMGEIDKSPQNVSQGFNQHGFPYDWREDTPQTTDGRGCPSRDNLKICVSLMTSAIFFPFLVWGGFVFLPFDAPLLDGAPFRLVYTLRCSVIAATPVILGWLVLGISRLRFGIVQPLFKEEQQLQEVKLHRGFMSDSVTLFLLYFLQLVVMAMYLSQEQLKLVPLLTIIFAIGRLAYWVAAAFGSSIRGFGFGLSFLPILVMMVANMVFIFTMEPSALIFSLSDKPKEVLTTPSRKQRFWG